From the genome of Acidobacteriota bacterium:
CAGAACGTCGGTCCAGTAAACGGCCCGCAGCCCACCTGCGATCAGGTAAAACGCCGCCACTATGAGCAGCAGCAACGTCCCGACCTCGAACGAGACACGCCCGCCGGTGGCCACCGTGATGATGTAGCCAAGCCCCTGCGCCTGAACCTGGATGTACAGGATGGTGAAGACCACGGACACGACCGCGACAACGACCCGGACCGCTTCCGACTCGTAGAAGTCGGCCAGCAGATCGGCCGGCGTAATGTAGCCGAACGCCTTGCCCAGCGCCCAGATGCGCGTGCCGAGGAAATACGTGATGGCGCCCGCCAGCACGGTCCACGCGCCCGCCGCCCAGAAACCGATGCCGTGCGTATAGAAGAATCCGCCCGATCCGAGAAACGCGAAGGCCGAATGGAACGTCGCGACGATGGTCAGGTAGAGGACGATGAAACCGGCCTTCCGGCCGTAGAGCATGAAGTCCTCCACGTCGACGGTCAGGCGCCGGTTCGCGAGCACGCCGAGGAGGAGGGTGAAGCCCAGATAGGCGACGATCAGGGCGGTCGCGACTTCCCAGGCTTCCATCGGGTTCCTTCTCGCGCAATGCCGTCAGGCTAGCCGGCGCCAGGCCCAGATCAGGATGCCGATCAGTGCGACGTACACCGCCAGCAGCGCGGAATACAGGAAGGGCGCCCCGAGAATCCAGGGTTCGGTGCGATTGAGCACCGTATGCGTAACTGGCGGCAGAGCCAGTAGAAACACCGCCAGGAACGCGACAACGGCAATCCAACCATCGCGGGTTCGGGGAATCAGATGCGAGCGCCGGGGCGCACCAATCGGCACGGGCTGCTAATCGGGCGATTCCACGCGAACCGTCACAACGTCCGTCTCGTGATACTGCTGGTGGCGGACGGATGATGCGAGGTGGCGGAGGAGCCGCAGCGAGACTTCCTGCTCGGCCCGGGCGCCGGTTACACGGTCCCCGAGCACGGCGATGCGGTCCTCGATGTTGGACTTGTCGGTTGCGGCAATGAACTCCAGTTCGGCGGCGCGGCCGTCGTTGCGCGCGCTGATCCGCAGACGCCGTTCGGTGGCGGCCTCTCCTTCATCGCTGGGTCGAATCAGCGTGATCAGCGTCTCCTCGCCCACCGCGCGGAGCCGGTCCGTCATTGCCTCATCCCAGCCGCGGCTGGACGCGAACTGCGCCAGGAACTTGTCGATCTTCGGGTAAGCGGCAGTGTTCAGGTCCGTCTGAAGGCGGAGCGGCCGCGGCCTCGACCACTCCAGGAACAGCGTCATGAGGATCGCCGCGAGGCCGCCGGACGTCATGCCGTTACTCAGCAGCCCGCTCCACGCCCCGAGCGCGTCGGCGAAGAGCAGCTCGTTCTGGAAGCCGAGTCCGATCCAGAAGCCAACGCCAGCCACGATGCCCTTGCGGTAGTCGGTACCGTCCTCGACGACCACCCGCATGCCGAGCACGAAGAGCGTGCTCATCAGCACGATGGTGTAGGCCCCGACCACCGGCCCCGGAATAGCGAGGATCAGCGACATGAACTTCGGCAGGAACGCGAGGACGATGAAGACGGCGCCGATGGCGACACCGACGGCGCGCGCCGCGACACCGGTGATGTCGGTGACGGAGACGCTCGACGAGTACGTCGTGTTCGGCACCGTGGCGGCGAGCCCCGACAGGAGATTCCCGACGCCATCGGCGGCGACGGCGCCCTGCACGACGCGGAAGTCGGTCGCCCGCGGCTTGCGCCGGGAGACACGCTGAATCGCGACACTGTCGCCAATCGTCTCGATGGCGCCGATCAACGTCACGAACACGAACGCGGGCAGCAATGACCAGAACGCGACACCGAAGTTGAGATCGAAACCCGGCCAGGCGCCCGCCGGCAGCCCGACCCATTCCGAATCGGCCACCAGCCGGGTGTCGTACAGACCGTAATAGGCCGCGGCCACACAGCCCGACGCAATCCCGATGACGGGCGCCCAGAGCCGCCAGTAGCCGGTGGCACGCAACGTGACCGCCACTGTCACCAGCAGCGTGACGATCACGCTCACCGGAGCCGCACCGGGCGATGAACCCTCCGGCACGTCGTCCAGCATGCCGAACATGATCGGCATGAGGGTCACCGGGATCAGCATGATGACCGTGCCGCACACCGTCGGCGTCAGGACGCGGCGCAGCAGCGACAGCTTCGTCGAAAGGCCGAACTGGAAGAGGGCGGAGAGGGTGACCAGGGTCGCCAGCAGTCCCGGTCCGCCCTCGGCGAGCGCCGTGACGCAGACCGCGATGAACGCGGCCGAGGTCCCCATGAGCAGCACGTGACCGGAGCCGATCCGACCGACACGCACTGCCTGCAGGATGGTGGTGATCCCGCTGATCGCGAGCGCTGCGAACGCTGCCCAGGAGAGGAAGTCCTCACCCGCGCCGGCCGCCCGCACGACGATGGCCGGCGTCAGGACGATCCCGGCGACCGTGAGCATCGCGAACTGAGAGCCCAGTCCCAGCGCGAGTGCCGGCGGAGGCGTTTCCTCGGGTTCGTAGCGAAGCTCCCTGACACGCTCGGCGCTCATCGCGCGGACTCCTCTCCGTAAACCAGCCGTGAAGGTTAGTTTGTACACCATTACACCAGGAAGCCGTGGTGAAGCCCGTGTCGCGCCGGCAGCGGTAGGCGTCCGGCGTCGGCGGTAGGCAAACCGCGCTACAATGACGCCATCCCGCCGCACGGGCAGCAATCCAGATGGCAAAGGTCAAGAGCCGGGTAAGTGGGGGGCAGCCGACGCCAGCCGGGCCACCTACGGGCAAGCACGTCTGCGTCTATCTTGGCGGACACCTAGGGCGGGACGAGCAATTCCGCGATGAGGCCGACGCCCTGGGTCGCATGATGGCCGCCGAGGGAATAGGCCTCGTATACGGCGGTGCGAGCATCGGTCTGATGGGCGTGCTCGCCAACGCCGCCCTCGACGAAGGCGGTTATGTCACCGGCGTGATCCCCCGGCAATTGTCGTACCAGGAGCTTGCTCACGAAGGGCTGAGCCGCATCGTCGAAGTCAACACGATGCACGAACGGAAGCACCTGATGCAGAGTCTCGTCCAGGGATGCCTGGCCCTGCCCGGTGGGTACGGCACGACCGAGGAGATCTTCGAAGCGCTGACGTGGTCCCAGGTTCCGGTCGAAATGCACGAGAAGCCGTGCGTGTTTGCGAACATCAACGGTTACTTCGATCACATGTTCAGTTTCCTCGACCACGCCGTCGAGCAAGGACTACTGCTGCCCCACAATCGCAACCTTGCCATGCAGGCGCCGACCGCCACGGGAGCACTGCAGAAGATCCAGAACGCCTGGGCCGAGGAGGAACAGGCGATTCTCGACGTGATCAAGTCCTACGAGGCGTGACGCCGCCGTCGCCGGCATGCAGTACGCGTTCGCTTCGGACGCCGACCAACGCCTGACGCTGACTGAATTCGTGCGCGAGCTGGAGGGCTGGCGCCGGTACGGCAAGGCAACGACCGTGTCGGAGTACGCCGGCGTGCCCGTCATCGCGAACGAGTTCTGGACGTCCAGGCAGCGGGCCGCGCACTCCCTGCACGAGATCTCCTACCGCGCATGCTTCAAGCCGCAACTGCCACGCTTCTTCATCACGCGCCTGACGAACCCGGATGACGTGGTCTTCGATCCGTTCATGGGACGGGGAACGACGCTGCTGGAAGCCGCGCTGCACGGGCGGCAGCCCCTGGGAAACGACGTCAACCCGCTGTCTCGCCTCCTGCTCGAACCGAGGCTGGACCCACCATCGATAGAGGCCGTCGTCGATCGCCTGAGCGCGCTGTCGCTGGACGACCCGGCGGCGCCTCCCGACGGCTTCGATGTCTTCTTCCACGAGCGTACGCTGAACCAGATTTGCCGTTTGCGGGAGTACCTGCGCGAACGTCGTGCCGGCGGTTCGACCGATGCTGTCGATCGCTGGATCCAGATGGTCGCCATCAACCGGCTGACTGGACATTCCCCGGGGTTTTTCTCCGTCTACACGCTGCCGCCGAACCAGGCAACCACCATCGAACGGCAGCGCAAGACCAACGCGCGCCGCAATCAGCGGCCGGAGTACCGCGATGTCGCCGATCTGATTCGCCGCAAGACGCGTTCGCTCCTGCGCGACGTGCCGCGCCAGGCGCCGGCGGAGCGGAACGGCGGGTTCTTCGAACAACCGGTCGGAGAACCGTTCGCCTACGACGGACCTCCGGTAACGCTCGCCGTCACGTCGCCGCCGTTCCTCGATGTCGTCAACTACCGGTCGGACAACTGGATGCGGTGCTGGTTCGCGGGCGTCGATCCCGAGGAGGTCGAGATCACGCAGACCGGCAATCTGGAGGCATGGCGCTCGCTCGTGCGGGAGACGCTCGAGAACGTAGCCTCGATGGCGTCCCACGACAGCGTCTTCGCGTTCGAAGTGGGCGAGGTTCGTAGCGGGTCGCTGCTGCTGGATCGTGTGGTCGTGGACGTGGCGCGGGACACGCCCTGGGAACCCGTCTGTGTCGTCGTGAACGAGCAGGCGTTCACCAAGACGTCCAACACCTGGGGCGTCCGCAACAACCGGGCCGGCACCAATTCCAACCGAATCGTCGTCATGCGGCGTGGTTGAGCCGGCGGCTCGTGATGAAACCCCCGCTGCATTCGAGCGGCGATGCATCCCGCCCGACCGTTCGGCTACACTTGGCGAACCGATGGCCGGCCGCGATCGCCGGCCGCTTACCGGCCCCGTCACGGGCCCGCTAGGAGAGCAGAGGATGGCCGAACGCAGACTGGACCGACGTCACCCCGATCCCGGAACGAGCCGGCGGGAGTTCTTCAAGTTTCTGGCCGCCAGCCCCTTGCTGGGCCTGGCTGCGTCGGGTCTGCCGGCAAGCTGGCAGCGCGCCCTTGCCCATGAGGCCGAGCGCGGCGCGGCGCCCGGATCCGCGGCGCTGCAGTGCCGGGCTTGCGGGACGGAGATCATCCCTTCACTGGAACAGCCTCGTTTCGGGGCCGCCCAGGAACCGCAACTGCCTCCCCAGAACGCCATCGAGGATCAGTTGACGGGGCAGATGATCGAGTCGCCGGACGAAGCCATCAACGTCTGGGACTTCGAGCGCGTGGCGCATGCCAACAACCTGCCCCAGCACTGGGACTACCTGCACATGGGAGTCGACGACTACGAAACGAGGCGTGCCAACCGGGAAGGATTCCAGCGCCTGATGCTTCGTCCCCGGCGGCTCGGCGGCGAGGAGTTGCCGGAGCTCGACACCTCGGCCGAGTTCTATGGCCGGCGCTGGGCCTCTCCCCTCTTTCTCTGTCCGGTCGCGAGTCTCGAGGCCTATCACACGCAGGGCGAGAGCGGCGCCGCGCGGGCGGCCGGGGCGAGAGACATCCTGCAGATGCAGTCGCATCAGAGCTCGCAGTCATACGTGGAGATCGCCGAGGCCCGCGGCGAGCCGCACTGGTTCCAGATCTACACGGTGCCCGACTGGAACGTGAACAAGCGGGTCATCGACCGCGTCGCCAGCGCGGGCTGCCCCGCCCTGGTATGGACCATCGACCTGCTGGGCGGCAGCAACCGCGAGTTGCAGCGACGCACGCTGGCGGGCGAGGGTTACGAGTCGGTGCTCTGCCAGAACTGCCACCAGCACCATCCGGACTACCTGCGGCCGATGCGGGCCGGCCTGGAGGGCCCCGAAGGCGAGCGCTATCCCTACACTTGGGACTACATCAAGCGCCTCAAGGACGCGAGCGACATGAAGCTCATCCTGAAGGGCATCATGACCGCCGAGGGCGCCGAGCAGGCGATCGAGCACGGCGCGGACGGGATCTTCGTGTCGAATCACGGCGGCCGGGCGGTGAACAGCATGTGGTCGTCGATCGACTCGTTGCCCGAGGTCGTCGGCGCGGTCCGGGGCCGGGTGCCGGTCTTCATCGACAGCGGCGTCCGTCGGGGCACCGACCTGTTCAAGGCGGTCGCGCTCGGGGCCGACGGGGTGGGGATTGGCCGCCCCTACGTGTGGGGTCTCGGCGCCTTCGGAGAGGACGGCGTCACCAAGGTGATCGACCTGATCCACGCGGAGTTCCGGATTGCCATGCGGCAGACGCGGACGACGTCGGTCGAGCAGATCACGTCCCGCTTCGTCATGGAGGCCAAGAACCCCATCATGATGCGTGACAACAGCTTCGGCTTCGGGTTGTGATGGGACCGATCGGTCCGCGCCCTGCCGCGCAACGAGGAGGACACAGGATGCTCGTCGCACGTCGAACCGGTTTCTTGCTCCGGTCCGTGACCGGCGCTGCGCTTGGTCTGGCACTGCTGGCCGGCTCCGAGGCGGCGGCGCAGTCCACGGTGGAGTTCACCGTCTCCGGCACATCGACGGTCCGGGGATGGACCTGTTCGGTCAGCGGAACGGCAGACGTTGCCTCCGGTTCGTCCGCGCCGGCCCCCGGCTTCGATTCCGGGGTCCAGTCGGCCACGCTGACGGTTCAGGTAGCCGACTTCGAGTGCCCTGACGAAACGATGACCGAGCATCTCCAGGAAGCGATGAAGCCGGAGGAGTTCGCCGAGATCACCTTCGAGCTCGAGAGCTACGAGGCCTCCGGGGCCGGCGCCCAAGCCAGCGGCGCGCTCACCATCCATGACGTGACCACGCCGGTGACCTTCCCGATTTCGCTCACCCCGGCCGCATCGGGTGTCGAGATCGCCGGTGAGGTCACATTGGACATGACGACCTACGGCGTGGAACCGCCTGTCGTCATGCTCGGACTCCTGCGCGTTCGGCCGGAGATACGCATCGAGTTCAGCGGCCTCGTCGTTCCGTAGCGACACCCGACGGCTCAGGGCAGCGTGCCCCGCGTCGGCCTCTTCGATCAATCCAGGTCGAAACGATCCAGGTTCATCACCTTGGTCCACGCCGCCACGAAGTCGCGCACGAATGCCTGCTGCGCGTCGTCGCATGCGTAGACCTCCGCGATGGCGCGGAGCTGCGAGTTCGAACCGAAGACAAGATCGACGGCGGTACCGGTCCACCTGATGTCGCCCGACTCGCTGTCGCGTCCCTCGAATACGCCATCCGACGACGAGGACGGCTGCCACGTCGTGTTCATATCGAGCAGGTTGACGAAGAAGTCATTGCTCAACGTCTCGGGCCGCTCAGTGAAAACGCCGTGTTCGGACTGGCCGACGTTCGCGTTCAGGACGCGCAGGCCGCCGACGAGGGCGGCCATCTCGGGAGCGGTCAGGGTCAGCAACTGCGCCCGATCCACCAACAGCTCTTCGGCGGCACGGCGGTGTCCGTTGCCGGCGTAGTTGCGGAACCCGTCCGCGGTGGGCTCCAGCACGGCAAACGACTCCACGTCCGTCTGTTCCTGCACCGCGTCGGTGCGCCCCGGCGCGAACGGAACCTCCACGTCGCGGCCCGCGTTCCGCGCCGCCGCCTCGACGGCGGCGCACCCGCCCAGAACGATGACGTCCGCGAGCGAGACCAGCTTCCCGCCGGACTGCGCTCCGTTGAAGTCCTTCTGGATTCCCTCCAGGACCCCGAGCACGCTCGCCAACTGGGC
Proteins encoded in this window:
- a CDS encoding TIGR00730 family Rossman fold protein is translated as MAKVKSRVSGGQPTPAGPPTGKHVCVYLGGHLGRDEQFRDEADALGRMMAAEGIGLVYGGASIGLMGVLANAALDEGGYVTGVIPRQLSYQELAHEGLSRIVEVNTMHERKHLMQSLVQGCLALPGGYGTTEEIFEALTWSQVPVEMHEKPCVFANINGYFDHMFSFLDHAVEQGLLLPHNRNLAMQAPTATGALQKIQNAWAEEEQAILDVIKSYEA
- a CDS encoding site-specific DNA-methyltransferase, which gives rise to MQYAFASDADQRLTLTEFVRELEGWRRYGKATTVSEYAGVPVIANEFWTSRQRAAHSLHEISYRACFKPQLPRFFITRLTNPDDVVFDPFMGRGTTLLEAALHGRQPLGNDVNPLSRLLLEPRLDPPSIEAVVDRLSALSLDDPAAPPDGFDVFFHERTLNQICRLREYLRERRAGGSTDAVDRWIQMVAINRLTGHSPGFFSVYTLPPNQATTIERQRKTNARRNQRPEYRDVADLIRRKTRSLLRDVPRQAPAERNGGFFEQPVGEPFAYDGPPVTLAVTSPPFLDVVNYRSDNWMRCWFAGVDPEEVEITQTGNLEAWRSLVRETLENVASMASHDSVFAFEVGEVRSGSLLLDRVVVDVARDTPWEPVCVVVNEQAFTKTSNTWGVRNNRAGTNSNRIVVMRRG
- a CDS encoding YceI family protein, translated to MMGPIGPRPAAQRGGHRMLVARRTGFLLRSVTGAALGLALLAGSEAAAQSTVEFTVSGTSTVRGWTCSVSGTADVASGSSAPAPGFDSGVQSATLTVQVADFECPDETMTEHLQEAMKPEEFAEITFELESYEASGAGAQASGALTIHDVTTPVTFPISLTPAASGVEIAGEVTLDMTTYGVEPPVVMLGLLRVRPEIRIEFSGLVVP
- a CDS encoding alpha-hydroxy-acid oxidizing protein; protein product: MAGRDRRPLTGPVTGPLGEQRMAERRLDRRHPDPGTSRREFFKFLAASPLLGLAASGLPASWQRALAHEAERGAAPGSAALQCRACGTEIIPSLEQPRFGAAQEPQLPPQNAIEDQLTGQMIESPDEAINVWDFERVAHANNLPQHWDYLHMGVDDYETRRANREGFQRLMLRPRRLGGEELPELDTSAEFYGRRWASPLFLCPVASLEAYHTQGESGAARAAGARDILQMQSHQSSQSYVEIAEARGEPHWFQIYTVPDWNVNKRVIDRVASAGCPALVWTIDLLGGSNRELQRRTLAGEGYESVLCQNCHQHHPDYLRPMRAGLEGPEGERYPYTWDYIKRLKDASDMKLILKGIMTAEGAEQAIEHGADGIFVSNHGGRAVNSMWSSIDSLPEVVGAVRGRVPVFIDSGVRRGTDLFKAVALGADGVGIGRPYVWGLGAFGEDGVTKVIDLIHAEFRIAMRQTRTTSVEQITSRFVMEAKNPIMMRDNSFGFGL